The following proteins are co-located in the Manihot esculenta cultivar AM560-2 chromosome 7, M.esculenta_v8, whole genome shotgun sequence genome:
- the LOC110619656 gene encoding beta-ureidopropionase, with translation MERNQEENNHVEEISTSKDGSICGYESLHHLLSANLKPHLFKEVSRLLLGFNCGRALEYVTLPEYAKDLSSKHDFDLQAFCFDADKEILREPRKVRVGLIQNSIALPTTAPFSDQKRAIFQKLRPMIDAAGSSGVNILCLQEAWMMPFAFCTREKRWCEFAEPVDGESTQLLQEYARKYNMVIISPILERDVNHGETLWNTAIIIGNHGNIIGKHRKNHIPRVGDFNESTYYMEGNTGHPVFETAYGKISVNICYGRHHPLNWLAFGLNGAEIVFNPSATVGELSEPMWPIEARNAAIANSYFVGSINRVGTENFPNPFTSGDGKPQHADFGHFYGSSHFSAPDASCTPCLSRYKDGLLISDMDLNLCRQLKDKWGFRMTARYELYADLLANYLKPDFEPQIVSDPLLRKKSS, from the exons ATGGAGAGAAATCAAGAAGAAAATAATCATGTGGAAGAGATTTCGACTTCCAAAGACGGTTCAATTTGTGGGTATGAGTCTCTTCATCATCTCCTCAGTGCCAACCTCAAGCCTCATCTTTTTAAG GAAGTCAGCAGGTTGCTTCTAGGGTTCAATTGTGGAAGGGCACTTGAATATGTCACCCTTCCAGAGTATGCAAAAGATCTCTCTTCGAAACATGATTTTGACCTCCAG GCTTTTTGCTTTGATGCTGACAAAGAGATATTAAGAGAACCTCGGAAAGTTAGGGTGGGTCTTATTCAAAACTCCATAGCTCTTCCAACAACTGCCCCTTTTTCAGATCAAAAGAGGGCCATTTTCCAGAAATTGAGGCCGATGATTGATGCTGCCGGTTCTTCAGGAGTGAACATTTTATGTTTGCAA GAAGCATGGATGATGCCATTTGCTTTCTGTACTCGAGAGAAGAGGTGGTGTGAATTTGCAGAACCTGTAGATGGGGAGTCAACACAATTACTTCAGGAATATGCGCGAAAATACAACATGGTCATCATCAGTCCAATTCTTGAAAGAGATGTGAATCATGGAGAGACTCTTTGGAACACTGCTATTATAATTGGAAATCATGGGAACATAATTGGCAAGCATCGGAAG AACCATATACCTAGAGTTGGTGACTTCAATGAGAGCACATATTATATGGAAGGAAATACTGGACATCCTGTGTTCGAGACTGCCTACGGAAAGATTTCTGTTAATATATGCTATGGGAGGCACCATCCATTGAATTGGTTAGCATTTGGCTTGAATGGTGCTGAGATTGTTTTCAATCCATCTGCCACTGTTGGTGAACTCAGTGAACCAATGTGGCCCATTGAG GCTCGTAATGCTGCAATAGCCAATAGTTACTTCGTTGGATCTATCAATCGCGTTGGGACTGAGAATTTTCCGAATCCATTCACTTCCGGTGACGGGAAGCCACAGCATGCAGATTTCGGGCATTTCTATGGATCGAGTCATTTTTCAGCACCAGATGCTTCTTGCACGCCCTGTCTTTCTCGTTACAAAGATGGATTGTTGATCTCAGACATGGACCTAAACCTGTGCAGACAGCTGAAAGACAAGTGGGGATTTCGAATGACTGCCCGGTATGAGTTGTATGCTGATTTGCTTGCTAATTATTTGAAACCAGACTTTGAACCCCAGATCGTCTCTGATCCATTGTTGCGCAAAAAGTCTTCATAA
- the LOC110618802 gene encoding nicotinamidase 1 yields the protein MVSQTVDLLKNELPLELEAVVLPEDGVIGLVLVDIINGFCTVGAGNLAPREPNRQISGMINESANLARVFCDKNWPILAFLDTHQPNKPEEPYPSHCISGTDESNLVPALQWLEKEANVTIRRKDCFDGFLGSIQDDGSNVFVDWVKNNQIKTMVVVGVCTDICVLDFVSSTLSARNLGFLRPLEKVVVYSRGCATFDVPLHVATNTKGALPHPQEFMHHVGLYMAKERGAIIASDVSFQAHKKP from the exons ATGGTGTCTCAAACAGTTGATCTTCTGAAAAATGAGCTTCCTCTTGAGCTGGAAGCTGTGGTTTTGCCTGAAGATGGTGTGATTGGCCTTGTTCTTGTGGACATCATCAATGGATTTTGCACTGTTGGTGCTGGAAATCTG GCTCCAAGAGAACCCAACAGGCAGATTTCAGGAATGATCAATGAATCAGCAAACTTGGCTAGGGTTTTCTGTGACAAGAATTGGCCTATTCTTGCATTTCTTGATACCCATCAGCCAAACAAGCCTGAGGAACCTTACCCATCTCACTGTATTTCGGGAACTGATGAATCAAACTTAGTTCCTG CTCTACAGTGGttagaaaaagaagcaaatgtAACAATCAGACGCAAAGATTGCTTTGATGGATTTCTGGGTTCAATTCAGGATGATGGGTCCAATGTTTTTGTAGACTGGGTGAAGAACAATCAGATCAAAACT ATGGTGGTTGTGGGGGTATGCACAGATAtatgtgtgctggattttgtgAGTTCAACATTATCGGCTAGAAACCTTGGATTTCTGAGGCCACTGGAGAAGGTGGTGGTGTACTCTCGTGGCTGCGCCACCTTTGATGTGCCTCTTCATGTCGCCACCAACACCAAAGGCGCTTTACCTCATCCTCAG gagttcatgcatcatgttggTCTTTACATGGCAAAAGAAAGGGGAGCTATAATTGCAAGTGACGTGTCGTTTCAGGCACACAAGAAGCCATGA
- the LOC110619749 gene encoding putative UDP-rhamnose:rhamnosyltransferase 1 translates to MASSNQCKLMMFPWLAFGHMLPFLELSKQLAAKGVKVLFVSTPRNLQRLPSISPDLSANLKLVAIPLPHINGLPENGEATIDLQLEQVQDLKKAYDMLQKPMENLLRNESPNFILYDFVPCWIPEIAAKCNVPCAYFSTFSAAALSFFGPPQELRSSALRTKPEDLMAPPNWFPFSSLVAHRPDQAAIMFRNLNVPDRSGKTSGHRWAGSLEGCDFVAIRSCPEFEDAYLKLLQELYQKQVLPVGLLTSNLTVSDTDYLPDSYWCGSFKWLDQQEQKSVVFVAFGSEYKMPAEQIQELACGLELSEQPFLWTVRKPEGVDISDLLPNGFLARTSGRGIVSLGWASQRRLLAHPAIGGCILHCGWSSTIETLGFGHPTILMPMMADQGLNAKLLIEQGVGFEVPRYEDGSFDRYAVAKTIKLVMVGKEGEQLRLKAAQMPEIFANPNLMQLDRFQ, encoded by the coding sequence ATGGCTTCTTCAAATCAATGCAAATTGATGATGTTCCCATGGCTGGCCTTTGGCCACATGCTACCATTTCTAGAGCTCTCAAAACAATTAGCAGCAAAGGGTGTTAAAGTATTATTCGTTTCCACTCCACGAAATCTTCAGAGATTGCCTTCCATTTCTCCAGATTTATCAGCTAACTTAAAGCTGGTAGCTATCCCACTACCACACATCAACGGCTTGCCGGAAAACGGCGAGGCCACGATTGATCTGCAGCTGGAGCAAGTTCAGGATCTAAAGAaagcatatgatatgttacagaaGCCAATGGAAAATCTCCTACGCAATGAATCTCCTAACTTTATATTGTATGACTTTGTTCCCTGCTGGATCCCAGAAATTGCTGCTAAATGCAATGTTCCTTGCGCTTATTTCAGTACATTCTCAGCTGCTGCTTTGTCTTTCTTCGGTCCTCCACAAGAGTTGAGATCTTCTGCCCTGAGAACCAAGCCTGAAGATCTCATGGCACCACCAAACTGGTTTCCTTTTTCGTCTCTTGTAGCTCATAGACCTGACCAGGCAGCTATAATGTTCCGTAACTTGAATGTACCTGACAGATCTGGCAAGACTAGCGGCCACCGGTGGGCTGGAAGCCTGGAGGGCTGTGACTTCGTCGCCATACGAAGCTGTCCAGAGTTTGAAGATGCATACCTGAAGCTTCTGCAGGAACTGTATCAGAAACAAGTTCTGCCAGTCGGTTTACTTACATCAAATCTCACAGTAAGTGATACTGATTACTTGCCTGACTCATATTGGTGTGGTTCTTTCAAGTGGCTGGATCAACAAGAACAAAAATCTGTGGTTTTTGTAGCATTTGGGAGTGAGTATAAGATGCCAGCAGAACAAATCCAAGAACTCGCCTGTGGGCTAGAACTCTCAGAACAGCCTTTTCTGTGGACTGTTAGGAAGCCAGAAGGAGTAGATATCTCAGACTTATTGCCTAATGGCTTCTTGGCTCGGACTTCCGGTCGAGGGATTGTGAGTCTCGGTTGGGCTTCGCAGCGGAGATTACTGGCTCATCCAGCTATTGGTGGATGCATCTTACATTGTGGGTGGAGTTCCACCATAGAAACACTTGGTTTTGGTCACCCCACGATTCTGATGCCGATGATGGCTGATCAAGGTCTCAATGCGAAGCTGTTGATAGAGCAAGGAGTTGGCTTTGAGGTGCCAAGGTATGAAGATGGCTCTTTCGACAGATATGCAGTTGCCAAGACGATAAAACTAGTGATGGTAGGGAAAGAGGGAGAGCAGCTCCGGCTGAAGGCAGCTCAGATGCCAGAAATTTTTGCCAACCCAAATCTGATGCAGCTTGACAGGTTTCAGTGA
- the LOC110619651 gene encoding costars family protein ST45-2, translated as MNVEEEVERLKEEIHRLGKIQPDGSYKVTFGVLFNDDRCANIFEALVGTLRAAKKRKVLAYDGELLLQGVHDNVEITLKPPPQPA; from the exons ATGAACGTAGAGGAAGAGGTTGAGCGACTCAAGGAAGAGATCCACAGACTCGGCAAGATCCAACCTGATGGATCCTATAAG GTCACCTTCGGTGTGCTATTCAATGACGATAGATGTGCAAACATATTTGAAGCATTGGTTGGAACACTAAGAGCAGCAAAGAAGCGTAAAGTACTTGCATATGATGGTGAGCTATTACTGCAGGGTGTGCATGACAATGTGGAAATCACACTAAAGCCACCACCTCAGCCAGCATAG